The nucleotide window GCCTCCTCCGGTCAAGTGTTTCAGCAACACCAGTCGTGCTTACCGAATTTTTCTGCCAGCACGCTTTTTCGCTCGACAATTCTTTTTTCCCAGCCACCGAGCTCCTCGGCTAAGTACGGTAGCAGCTCCAGACTATAATATGAGGTGGGCACGGGAATCCCGATGAGGTCGGCGAAGCAAAGCAGCATAAAAATGTCGTTCTCTTCGTGGGCTTCTTTCCGGAGCACGGAAGTGGCCCGCTCCTGAAAATCGAAGGCACCACGGAAGAATCCCTGCACGTTGCTAAGGACCTTTGTCCAATCCATATCCATTTCCATCGCCTCTTTATTCTGTAAAAGCCGTGGCTTTGGGTCCAGCAAAGATCCTAATCCACCGGGGTCTCCTTCTCTCCGGTAAGTTCTTTCAGTTTATTCTCCCAGTAGTCGTAGCGTTCTTCCATTTGTTTCAGGATCTTGCGATCTGCGGGCGTAAAAAAGCCGCTTCTCGCCTGCTCGTGAGCATCATTTAGGTATTGTTGGTAGATCTTTAAGCTCTCGTTAAATAGCTCCTGGGCATAATCGGCTCGTTCTTGTTCATGAGGCCACGGTGACTCGAGCCACTCGCGGATAACGGCCTTAAGTAAATCAAACAGCTTCTCTCCGTCCCGGTATAGGTTGATGCAAACATCAAGATCTGACAGGGCCACCGGCATAACCCCCCTTATAAATTGTCCCGCACTGGCAATGTTTTCCCGACGGTTATTTCGTGTCTTGTAGTTTCTACATTTCGGCTGAAAATCCTTCAAATATTGCCCGAGTAACTGGAGCAAAAACAACTGTGTCGGTCTCACCAGCGCATGGCTAAGGCACATCTGGAACCGAGTCGTACTGCAAGGCTAAAGCCGCCGCTTCTTGAGCAATTTCGTCTCTCAGATGGGTAGGTGCTATTACCTGCGCGTGGACGCCATAACTCAGCACCCATCGTTTCACCTCGCCCAGTCCACTGAGAACAGCCTTAAACACCAGCGATCCGTCTTCCTGGGGTATCAGTTCCTGGGTGGTATGCCACAGTCGTTCTCTTACCCAGCGTGCGCCCTCAGGATCGAACAGAATAACAACTTCGTGGGGTTTACGTCCCCGTTCGATGCCGAGGCTATGGCTGAGGTAATCGTTCAAGGAAAAGCCCGGCTGTAGGTCAAAATGTCGCCTGGTATGTGCCAGCTTCTGAACTCGATCTAAGGCAAATGTTCTTACTTCGCGACGCCGGTGGCAGTATCCGATAATATACCAAGCGCCTTCATGGCAGCGCAGGTGATAAGGATCCACCTTCCGGGTGCTTACGGCATCACGGCTGGCAGTGTAGTAAGTGATTTTAACAGTCTCTTGATCTCTCAGGGCTTGGGCAATTTCGTGAAAGGTAGTGGCTACTTGGCGTTCCTCACCGCGTAGAGGCTTAACGTTGAAAGACAGAAACTCATCCAGGTTAGCAAAATCTATCTCTACCTCTTCCGGTAAGAAGGTCCTTATCTTGGCAAAAGCATTGATGATACTAGCTTCAAAGGTGGTGCCTCTGTATTGGGACAGTAACTTCTGGCCCAGGTACAAGGTTACCAGCTCGCCAGCTGTGAGTTTGACACAAGGCAGGGAAAAGTCTGATTGGGTGTAGTAGTAGCCCCGGCGTTTGGCATCGTATTTAAGCGGTGCACCCAAGGAATCCCGCAAGAACTCAATATCCCGCTCAATGGTGCGGGTACTTACTTCTAACCAGCGGCTCAGCTTGGGCACATTAGGATATGCCGACTGGCGGATAAGGTGGTCTATGCGGTGGATACGGTAGAAACTATGTCGCTCCAGGCCAAGGGCCAGGCCTTGTGTCATGGCGCTATCCTCCTAGCCGGTTGCCTACCGGAAATAGGTTTCTGTTATATGAATTCTACATTCTGAGCCTACTTCCTGCCTCAAGAGAGGCAGGAAACTTTATGTTGAATCGCGAATTGTGTAGCGAGGTGGTGCCAGATATGCCGCATAATGGTGAAATTTTGGCCCTAGACATCGGTACTCGGACTATTATGGGTGTAGTGCTAGAAAAGTCCGCTGGCGGCGGTTATCGCCTCCGGGCAGCTCAACAATACGAACATCTGGACCGAGCTATGTACCAAGGCCAGGTCCATAATGTGGCTGCCGTAGCTCAAGGCGTTTACAAGGTGAAGACCGCTCTGGAACGGCGCCGGAAGACAACGTTTCACCGGGCGGCTGTTGCTGCCGCTGGACGGACGCTAAGAATGTCCACCGGTCAAGCCAGGCACCAGCGATCCAGCCTGTCGGCGGTGACTGCCGCCGAGATTAAAGCGCTAGAACTGGAAGCTTTGCGGGTGGCCCAAGCGAAGCTGGCTCGTGAGGAAGGTGAAGCAGCCGCAGCCGGAT belongs to Bacillota bacterium and includes:
- a CDS encoding WYL domain-containing protein → MTQGLALGLERHSFYRIHRIDHLIRQSAYPNVPKLSRWLEVSTRTIERDIEFLRDSLGAPLKYDAKRRGYYYTQSDFSLPCVKLTAGELVTLYLGQKLLSQYRGTTFEASIINAFAKIRTFLPEEVEIDFANLDEFLSFNVKPLRGEERQVATTFHEIAQALRDQETVKITYYTASRDAVSTRKVDPYHLRCHEGAWYIIGYCHRRREVRTFALDRVQKLAHTRRHFDLQPGFSLNDYLSHSLGIERGRKPHEVVILFDPEGARWVRERLWHTTQELIPQEDGSLVFKAVLSGLGEVKRWVLSYGVHAQVIAPTHLRDEIAQEAAALALQYDSVPDVP